The Flexivirga oryzae genome has a segment encoding these proteins:
- the xdhB gene encoding xanthine dehydrogenase molybdopterin binding subunit encodes MSALSELPPKPVVGDTVPHEAAVEHVTGSALYTDDLVGRMRDLLHAYPVSAPHAHARVTRLDTAPAYDVPGVVRVLTADDVPGVNDSNINHDEPLFPDEVMFYGHPVCWVLGETLEAARLGAAAVEVDYEALPALVTIPEAIAAGSFQGRAPTVSRGDVEAGMAAATRVFSGTWEASGQEQFYLETQASIAYVDESGQIFIHSSTQNPSETQEIAAHVLDLTASEVTVQCLRMGGGFGGKETQANGYAAIAALGATLTGRPVRVRLSRNQDLQFTGKRPDFLSTWEAGFDDDGHLLALKVELTADGGWSMDLCQPVLSRALCHIDNAYWIPNIQAHGRIAKTNRTSHTAFRGFGGPQGMLLTENIMGVVAPQLGLTGEELRRRNFYRSADQTTPYGQRVRQIERMHQIWDQVLADSDFAGRQREIEEFNATHEDVKRAIAATPVKFGISFNKSSMNQGGALVLVYKDGSVLVNHGGTEMGQGLHTKMLQVAATALGLPLAKVRLAPTRTDKVPNTSATSASTGADLNGGAVKHACDQIRDRLAVVAGGMLGVPPADVRFAEGTAYGLNSDRDPIAWDELVHIAYLQRIQLHAAGYYRTEGLEWNEETYKGSPFKYFSYGAAVSEVEVDGFTGAYRTRRVDVVHDVGDSLSPLIDLGQIEGAFVQGAGWLTLEDQRWDASDGPARGRFSTQGASTYKLPSFSEMPEVFNVRMFENATEEGAIYGSKAVGEPPLMLPISVREALRKAAAAFGPAGISVHLASPATPEAVYWAIEDARSRTPEAPAAQAVPAVAERQRVPSGV; translated from the coding sequence ATGAGCGCGTTGTCCGAACTCCCCCCGAAGCCCGTTGTCGGCGACACCGTTCCGCACGAGGCGGCGGTCGAGCACGTGACCGGCTCGGCGCTCTACACCGACGACCTGGTGGGGCGCATGCGTGACCTGCTGCACGCCTACCCCGTGTCGGCGCCGCACGCCCACGCCCGCGTCACCCGCCTCGACACGGCCCCGGCATACGACGTGCCCGGTGTCGTGCGGGTGCTGACCGCCGACGACGTCCCCGGGGTCAACGACTCCAACATCAACCACGACGAGCCGCTCTTCCCCGACGAGGTGATGTTCTACGGCCACCCGGTGTGCTGGGTGCTCGGCGAGACGCTGGAGGCGGCCCGGCTGGGTGCCGCAGCGGTCGAGGTCGACTACGAGGCGTTGCCGGCGCTGGTGACGATCCCGGAGGCGATCGCCGCGGGCAGCTTCCAGGGACGGGCGCCGACGGTGTCCCGCGGCGACGTGGAGGCCGGTATGGCGGCCGCGACGCGCGTCTTCAGCGGCACCTGGGAGGCGTCCGGCCAGGAGCAGTTCTACCTGGAGACGCAGGCGTCGATCGCGTATGTCGACGAGTCCGGCCAGATCTTCATCCACTCCAGCACGCAGAACCCGAGTGAGACCCAGGAGATCGCCGCGCACGTGCTCGACCTGACCGCCTCGGAGGTCACCGTGCAGTGCCTGCGCATGGGTGGCGGCTTCGGCGGCAAGGAGACCCAGGCCAACGGCTACGCCGCGATCGCCGCGCTCGGTGCCACGCTCACGGGGCGCCCGGTGCGGGTGCGGCTCAGCCGCAACCAGGACCTGCAGTTCACCGGCAAACGCCCCGACTTCCTGTCCACCTGGGAGGCCGGCTTCGACGACGACGGGCACCTGCTCGCGCTCAAGGTGGAGCTGACCGCCGACGGTGGCTGGAGCATGGACCTGTGCCAGCCGGTGCTCTCCCGCGCCCTGTGCCACATCGACAACGCCTACTGGATCCCCAACATCCAGGCACACGGGCGCATCGCCAAGACCAACCGCACCTCGCACACGGCGTTCCGCGGTTTCGGCGGCCCGCAGGGCATGCTGCTCACCGAGAACATCATGGGCGTGGTCGCGCCGCAGCTCGGCCTGACCGGCGAGGAGCTGCGTCGCCGCAACTTCTACCGGTCCGCCGACCAGACGACGCCGTACGGCCAGCGGGTGCGGCAGATCGAGCGGATGCACCAGATCTGGGACCAGGTGCTCGCGGACAGCGACTTCGCCGGTCGCCAGCGGGAGATCGAGGAGTTCAACGCCACCCACGAGGACGTCAAACGCGCCATCGCGGCCACCCCGGTCAAGTTCGGCATCTCGTTCAACAAGAGCTCGATGAACCAGGGCGGCGCGCTCGTGCTGGTCTACAAGGACGGTTCGGTGCTGGTCAACCACGGTGGCACCGAGATGGGCCAGGGGCTGCACACCAAGATGCTGCAGGTCGCCGCGACCGCGCTCGGCCTGCCGCTGGCCAAGGTCCGGCTCGCCCCGACCCGCACGGACAAGGTGCCCAACACCTCGGCGACGTCGGCCAGCACCGGCGCCGACCTCAACGGCGGCGCGGTCAAGCACGCCTGTGACCAGATCCGCGACCGCCTCGCGGTCGTCGCGGGCGGGATGCTCGGCGTGCCGCCGGCCGACGTGCGGTTCGCCGAGGGCACCGCCTACGGCCTCAACAGCGACCGCGACCCGATCGCGTGGGACGAGCTGGTGCACATCGCCTACCTGCAGCGCATCCAGCTGCACGCGGCCGGCTACTACCGCACCGAGGGCCTGGAGTGGAACGAAGAGACCTACAAGGGCTCGCCGTTCAAGTACTTCTCCTACGGCGCGGCGGTCTCCGAGGTCGAGGTCGACGGGTTCACCGGCGCCTACCGCACCCGGCGGGTCGACGTCGTGCACGACGTCGGTGACAGCCTGTCGCCGCTGATCGACCTGGGTCAGATCGAGGGCGCGTTCGTGCAGGGCGCCGGCTGGCTGACGCTGGAGGACCAGCGCTGGGATGCCAGTGACGGTCCCGCGCGCGGCCGGTTCAGCACTCAGGGCGCCAGCACCTACAAGCTGCCGAGTTTCTCGGAGATGCCCGAGGTCTTCAACGTCCGGATGTTCGAGAACGCCACCGAGGAGGGCGCGATCTACGGCTCCAAGGCCGTCGGCGAACCCCCGCTGATGCTGCCCATCTCGGTCCGCGAGGCGCTGCGCAAGGCGGCGGCGGCCTTCGGCCCGGCCGGGATCAGCGTGCACCTGGCGTCCCCGGCGACCCCGGAGGCGGTCTACTGGGCGATCGAGGACGCGCGGTCGCGGACACCGGAAGCGCCTGCGGCGCAAGCGGTTCCGGCCGTTGCCGAGCGGCAACGCGTGCCATCGGGAGTATGA
- the xdhC gene encoding xanthine dehydrogenase accessory protein XdhC: MNWYDAIGLLRQQRRAAVLVTLVDVRGHAPREAGAKMVVTADAVFDTIGGGNLEETAVATARETLASDAPAHPQELTVALSDKAPAEHGVQCCGGEVRILLEPLPVRESIAIFGVGHVGFELARILARHEVELHLVDSRAAHLSPERLAVLGDAVATVVPHVAPVPEVVLGEVPAGTHVLVMTHDHAEDIAICDAALRCAHLATIGLIGSSAKWTRFRRRLAEEGHDEAALARITTPIGLPDLPGKAPAVIALSVAADLAHRFTVAPSAAVQR; the protein is encoded by the coding sequence GTGAACTGGTATGACGCGATCGGCCTGCTCCGGCAGCAGCGCCGCGCGGCGGTGCTGGTGACGCTCGTGGACGTGCGCGGTCACGCACCACGCGAGGCGGGCGCCAAGATGGTCGTGACCGCGGACGCCGTCTTCGACACCATCGGCGGCGGCAACCTCGAGGAGACCGCCGTCGCGACAGCCCGCGAGACGCTCGCATCCGACGCGCCTGCTCATCCGCAGGAGTTGACGGTCGCACTGAGCGACAAGGCACCCGCCGAGCACGGCGTGCAGTGCTGTGGCGGCGAGGTGCGGATCCTGTTGGAGCCGTTGCCGGTTCGCGAGTCGATCGCGATCTTCGGGGTCGGCCACGTCGGATTCGAGCTGGCCCGCATCCTGGCCCGGCACGAGGTCGAGCTGCACCTGGTCGACTCGCGTGCGGCCCACCTGTCCCCCGAACGGCTCGCGGTGCTGGGCGACGCGGTCGCGACCGTGGTGCCGCACGTCGCACCGGTGCCCGAGGTCGTGCTCGGCGAGGTGCCGGCCGGCACCCATGTGCTGGTCATGACCCACGACCACGCCGAGGACATCGCGATCTGCGACGCGGCGCTGCGGTGCGCGCACCTGGCGACGATCGGGCTGATCGGCTCGTCGGCGAAGTGGACCCGCTTCCGCCGCCGGCTGGCCGAGGAGGGGCACGACGAGGCGGCGCTCGCGCGCATCACCACGCCGATCGGGCTGCCCGACCTGCCCGGCAAGGCGCCGGCGGTCATCGCGCTCAGCGTCGCCGCGGACCTGGCCCACCGCTTCACGGTCGCCCCGAGCGCGGCGGTGCAGCGATGA
- the guaD gene encoding guanine deaminase → MTIYRATVMDTPVDPFGGGALRAESDIAIAVADGRITARGSFAEVRAAAPDDEVLDLRDGVLLPGFVDTHVHFPQVRAIGALGMPLLDWLEHSALPEEAKLHDPAYAQAIATEFLHGLTRAGTTSALVFGSHFASAVDVLFTQAEQLGLRITSGLVVSDRLLREDLLTTPERAYDESVALASRWQGHERIRYAVTPRFSYSCSSDLLEACGAAYKDIDNAWCTSHVNENVTEVAEVTRLFGGTSYVGTYQDHGLLGAHTILAHNVHPTDAELDMLSASRAAVAHCPTSNASLGSGMFPLAAHLQRGVRVAMGTDVGGGTGFSMFKEGLQAYFIQSLLGAQGMSLTPAHLLHLATTAGADALGLREQVGELSVGKQFDAVFVAPEADSPLGVGIWHASSADDALAKIFALGTPADIARVWVDGRQIKHDTW, encoded by the coding sequence ATGACCATCTACCGCGCGACCGTCATGGACACACCGGTCGACCCCTTCGGCGGCGGCGCGTTGCGTGCCGAATCCGACATCGCGATCGCCGTGGCCGACGGACGGATCACCGCACGTGGGTCGTTCGCCGAGGTCCGCGCCGCAGCACCGGACGACGAGGTCCTCGACCTGCGCGACGGTGTGCTGCTGCCCGGCTTCGTCGACACGCACGTGCACTTCCCGCAGGTGCGCGCGATCGGTGCACTCGGCATGCCGTTGCTCGACTGGCTCGAGCACTCCGCGCTCCCGGAGGAGGCCAAGCTGCACGACCCGGCCTACGCGCAGGCCATCGCCACCGAGTTCCTGCACGGCCTGACCCGCGCCGGCACCACCTCCGCGCTGGTCTTCGGCTCGCACTTCGCGTCGGCCGTCGACGTGCTCTTCACGCAGGCCGAGCAACTCGGCCTGCGGATCACCAGCGGGCTGGTCGTCTCCGACCGGCTGCTGCGCGAGGACCTGCTGACCACACCGGAGCGGGCGTATGACGAGTCGGTCGCTCTGGCGTCGCGGTGGCAGGGGCACGAGCGGATCCGTTACGCGGTGACGCCACGCTTCTCCTACTCGTGCAGCTCCGATCTGCTGGAGGCGTGCGGCGCGGCATACAAGGACATCGACAACGCCTGGTGCACCTCGCACGTCAACGAGAACGTCACCGAAGTGGCCGAGGTGACAAGGCTTTTCGGCGGCACGAGCTACGTCGGCACCTACCAGGACCACGGGCTGCTGGGAGCGCACACGATCCTGGCGCACAACGTCCACCCGACCGACGCCGAGCTGGACATGCTGTCCGCGAGCCGGGCGGCGGTGGCGCACTGCCCCACCAGCAACGCCTCGCTGGGCAGCGGCATGTTCCCGCTCGCCGCGCACCTGCAACGCGGGGTGCGCGTCGCGATGGGCACCGACGTCGGCGGCGGCACCGGCTTCTCGATGTTCAAGGAGGGCCTGCAGGCCTACTTCATCCAGAGCCTGCTCGGTGCGCAGGGCATGTCCCTGACCCCCGCCCACCTTCTGCACCTGGCCACCACGGCGGGTGCCGACGCACTCGGCCTGCGCGAGCAGGTCGGTGAGCTCAGCGTCGGCAAGCAGTTCGACGCCGTCTTCGTTGCACCAGAAGCGGATTCACCGCTCGGCGTCGGCATCTGGCACGCGTCGAGCGCGGACGACGCGCTGGCGAAGATCTTCGCGCTGGGCACCCCCGCCGACATCGCCCGGGTCTGGGTCGACGGCCGACAGATCAAGCACGACACCTGGTAG
- a CDS encoding xanthine dehydrogenase small subunit: protein MTDQSSALDVTVNGQSHAFTEAAHTNLLDWLRSEGLTGAKEGCAEGECGACSVLVARPDGNGGTQWTAVNACLPPAAAFAGQEIVTSEGLGTPESLHPVQQEMAVRGGSQCGYCTPGFVCSMAAEYYRPDRTACDHGDSEHGENGFDLHSLSGNLCRCTGYRPIRDAAYALGDVAEGDELAARRAQPAPEAVPTAYTADGRQFVRPATLTEALTVLRDRPDAVPVAGCTDWGVDVNIKSTRADLVIGLDRLPELRTFEETDDYVELGAALTLSEIEQRLDGRIPLLAKLFPQFASRLIRNGATIGGNLGTGSPIGDTPPALLALDADLVLTGLDGSRVVPLSDYFTGYRQTVRAPGELIQSVRIPLPLSGITAFHKIAKRRFDDISSVAVGYAFDVAGGVVRKARIGLGGVAATPLRATAVEAALEGQPWTAETVRAAAALLQQEGTPMDDHRASSKYRRAMLGTSLRKIFAETASQEGDVA from the coding sequence ATGACCGATCAGTCGTCCGCCCTGGACGTCACCGTCAACGGGCAATCGCACGCGTTCACCGAGGCCGCGCACACCAACCTGCTGGACTGGTTGCGCTCCGAGGGCCTCACCGGCGCCAAGGAAGGCTGCGCGGAGGGCGAGTGCGGTGCGTGCTCGGTGCTCGTCGCACGCCCCGACGGCAACGGCGGGACGCAGTGGACCGCGGTCAACGCCTGCCTGCCCCCGGCCGCGGCCTTCGCCGGCCAGGAGATCGTCACCTCCGAGGGCCTCGGCACCCCGGAGTCGCTGCACCCGGTGCAGCAGGAGATGGCGGTGCGCGGTGGCTCCCAGTGTGGTTACTGCACACCGGGGTTCGTCTGCAGTATGGCGGCCGAGTACTACCGCCCCGACCGGACCGCGTGCGATCACGGGGACAGCGAGCACGGCGAGAACGGGTTCGACCTGCACTCGTTGTCGGGCAACCTGTGCCGCTGCACCGGCTACCGGCCGATCCGCGACGCGGCATACGCGCTGGGCGACGTCGCGGAGGGCGACGAGCTCGCCGCCCGACGTGCGCAGCCGGCACCGGAGGCGGTGCCCACGGCATACACCGCCGACGGGCGGCAGTTCGTCCGGCCGGCGACCCTCACCGAGGCGCTGACCGTCCTGCGGGACCGGCCGGACGCGGTGCCGGTCGCGGGCTGCACCGACTGGGGTGTCGACGTCAACATCAAGTCGACCCGCGCCGACCTGGTCATCGGCCTCGACCGGTTGCCGGAGCTGCGCACCTTCGAGGAGACCGACGACTACGTCGAGCTCGGCGCGGCGCTCACCCTCAGCGAGATCGAGCAGCGGCTGGACGGCCGGATCCCGTTGCTGGCCAAGCTCTTCCCGCAGTTCGCGTCCCGCCTGATCCGCAACGGTGCGACCATCGGCGGCAACCTGGGCACCGGATCGCCCATCGGCGACACCCCGCCGGCCCTGCTCGCGCTCGACGCCGACCTCGTGCTCACCGGGCTGGACGGCAGCCGGGTCGTGCCGCTCTCGGACTACTTCACCGGTTACCGGCAGACGGTGCGCGCGCCGGGCGAGCTGATCCAGTCGGTGCGGATCCCGTTGCCGCTGTCCGGCATCACCGCCTTCCACAAGATCGCCAAGCGCCGCTTCGACGACATCTCCAGCGTGGCCGTCGGCTACGCCTTCGACGTCGCCGGCGGTGTGGTCCGCAAGGCGCGCATCGGGCTGGGTGGTGTCGCCGCCACGCCACTGCGGGCCACCGCGGTCGAGGCCGCCCTCGAGGGGCAGCCGTGGACCGCCGAGACCGTCCGCGCCGCCGCAGCACTGCTGCAACAGGAAGGCACCCCGATGGACGACCACCGGGCCAGCAGCAAGTACCGCCGGGCCATGCTCGGCACCTCGTTGCGCAAGATTTTCGCCGAGACCGCATCCCAGGAAGGTGATGTCGCATGA
- a CDS encoding thiamine-binding protein: MKVRAEVTTEPFQGEGELPTHVRAAADALGTDGLQPDLGPLGTSVVGAADTVVPALSVAVQQALAAGATRISLQIERIDD, from the coding sequence ATGAAGGTCCGCGCCGAGGTGACGACCGAACCGTTCCAGGGCGAGGGCGAACTCCCGACCCACGTACGCGCGGCGGCCGACGCACTGGGCACCGACGGGCTGCAACCGGATCTCGGGCCGCTGGGCACGTCGGTCGTCGGCGCCGCCGACACCGTCGTGCCCGCGCTGTCGGTCGCGGTCCAGCAGGCGCTCGCCGCCGGCGCCACCCGCATCAGCCTGCAGATCGAGCGAATCGATGACTGA
- a CDS encoding 8-oxoguanine deaminase codes for MTKKLVLDGATVVTMDADRHEYPVGHVVVDGGRVRSVGPGRYAATDEDVEVIDASGCVVTPGLINTHHHLYQWATRGYAVDATLFEWLTTLYPVWGNIDEHIVGQATAAGIGHLALTGCTTVMDHHYVFPRDGGDVLGAEIRAAERIGVRFFATRGSMDLGRSDGGLPPDHVVESLDDILTATAAAIDEHHDPSSDSMVRVGVAPCSPFSVTTELLREAAALARDRGVRLHTHLAETLDEEDFCRERFGQTPVDYMESVGWLGDDVWFAHGIHFDDAAIQKLAATGTGVAHCPSSNARLGAGVCRTRDLLAAGAPVGLGVDGAASNEATSMLEEARHALLFARALGGPTALGVRQALEAATLGSARLLGWQDRIGSLEPDKQADLCVWRLDTLAHAGIADPVAGLVLGSPPPLDLVLVAGRAVVRDGRLVRADERELAAGAQEAARLVGAPALSGHP; via the coding sequence GTGACGAAGAAGCTGGTGCTCGACGGCGCCACCGTCGTGACGATGGACGCAGACCGGCACGAGTACCCCGTCGGCCACGTGGTGGTCGACGGGGGCCGGGTCCGGTCGGTCGGGCCGGGCCGGTATGCCGCCACCGACGAGGACGTCGAGGTCATCGACGCCAGCGGGTGCGTCGTCACACCGGGCCTGATCAACACCCATCACCACCTCTACCAGTGGGCGACCCGTGGATACGCCGTGGACGCAACGCTGTTCGAGTGGCTCACGACGCTCTACCCGGTGTGGGGCAACATCGACGAGCACATCGTCGGCCAGGCCACCGCAGCGGGCATCGGGCACCTGGCGCTCACCGGCTGCACCACCGTCATGGACCACCACTACGTGTTCCCGCGCGACGGCGGCGACGTACTCGGTGCCGAGATCCGCGCCGCAGAGCGGATCGGCGTGCGGTTCTTCGCCACCCGCGGCTCGATGGACCTCGGGCGCAGCGACGGCGGCCTTCCGCCGGACCACGTCGTGGAGTCGCTCGACGATATCCTGACCGCCACGGCGGCCGCGATCGACGAGCACCACGACCCGTCGTCGGACTCGATGGTCCGGGTGGGGGTGGCACCCTGCTCACCGTTCTCGGTCACGACCGAGCTGCTGCGCGAGGCTGCGGCGCTGGCCCGTGACCGCGGGGTGCGCCTGCACACCCACCTGGCCGAGACGCTCGACGAGGAGGACTTCTGCCGCGAGCGCTTCGGGCAGACCCCGGTCGACTACATGGAGAGCGTCGGCTGGCTCGGCGACGACGTGTGGTTCGCCCACGGGATCCACTTCGACGACGCGGCGATCCAGAAGCTCGCGGCCACCGGCACCGGTGTCGCGCACTGCCCGTCCTCCAACGCCCGGCTCGGCGCCGGGGTGTGCCGCACGCGTGACCTGCTCGCGGCCGGCGCGCCGGTCGGCCTCGGCGTCGACGGCGCCGCATCGAACGAGGCGACCTCGATGCTCGAGGAGGCCCGCCACGCGCTGTTGTTCGCGCGCGCCCTCGGCGGGCCCACCGCGCTCGGCGTCCGGCAGGCCCTGGAGGCCGCCACGCTCGGCAGCGCCCGCCTGCTCGGCTGGCAGGACCGGATCGGGTCGCTGGAGCCGGACAAGCAGGCCGACCTGTGCGTATGGCGCCTCGACACGCTCGCGCACGCCGGCATCGCGGACCCGGTCGCGGGCCTCGTGCTCGGCTCTCCACCGCCGCTGGACCTCGTCCTGGTCGCGGGCCGGGCCGTCGTCCGGGACGGACGGCTGGTGCGCGCGGACGAGCGCGAACTGGCCGCCGGAGCGCAGGAAGCGGCCCGACTCGTCGGGGCGCCCGCGCTGTCCGGCCACCCGTGA
- the uraD gene encoding 2-oxo-4-hydroxy-4-carboxy-5-ureidoimidazoline decarboxylase — translation MLPPQQLAVYGIQHVLAFYAGAVIVPILLAGAIGLTSDQLIHLINADLFTCGIASLLQAIGFWKVGVRLPLLQGVTFTAVSPMIIIGVNAGGGVNGLLTIYGSVLVSGVVTFLLAPYFGKIVRFFPPVVTGSVITVIGFSLLPVAAGDALLRWDPKTHSYSASVLSTDANGNFHLAAGGWKTLCLALGTVLIIVIIQRLFRGFVQTIAVLLGLAIGTLIAWTIGEAHFDSVSSSSWLGVTTPFHFGMPKFVLAAIISMVLVMLVTMVETCGDVFATAEIVGKRVDGEDVARALRADGLATFIGGIFNSFPYTCFAENVGLVRLTKIKSRYVVATAAVFMIILGLLPKAGAIVAGIPSSVLGGAGLAMFATVAVVGIQTLGKVDFNDHRNGIIVATSLGLAMLVTAQPGVATLLPKDYQVFLGSGITIGSIAAFVLYMVFFHVGNSRGAGVATTPTGAVIGLAQVNSMSKDEFVQTFGTLFQGNSWVIEDAYEQRPFKDTRDLRASFQEALFSASDEKQRALIASYPDLGSVDVSDDEVGEASIRDRAAIMLSQLRDDEREELSTLTAAYREKFGFPLITCIRETDSVEQLVEDGETRLDNSRQHELVTALLESAKIAGHRFDDLVADADPIGTARSRMASTP, via the coding sequence GTGCTCCCCCCGCAACAACTCGCCGTCTACGGCATCCAGCACGTGCTGGCGTTCTACGCCGGCGCCGTCATCGTGCCGATCCTGCTCGCCGGGGCCATCGGCCTCACCTCCGACCAGCTGATCCACCTGATCAACGCCGACCTGTTCACCTGCGGCATCGCCTCGCTGCTGCAGGCCATCGGCTTCTGGAAGGTCGGCGTCCGACTGCCCCTGCTGCAGGGCGTGACCTTCACCGCCGTCTCCCCGATGATCATCATCGGCGTCAACGCCGGCGGTGGCGTCAACGGCCTGCTCACCATCTACGGCTCGGTGCTCGTCTCCGGTGTCGTGACGTTCCTGCTCGCGCCGTACTTCGGCAAGATCGTGCGCTTCTTCCCGCCGGTGGTCACCGGCTCGGTCATCACCGTCATCGGCTTCTCGCTGCTGCCGGTCGCCGCCGGTGACGCGCTGCTGCGCTGGGACCCCAAGACCCACTCCTACAGCGCCTCGGTGCTGAGCACCGACGCCAACGGCAACTTCCACCTGGCCGCAGGCGGCTGGAAGACCCTGTGCCTCGCACTCGGCACCGTCCTCATCATCGTGATCATCCAGCGCCTCTTCCGCGGTTTCGTCCAGACCATCGCCGTGCTGCTCGGCCTGGCCATCGGCACCCTGATCGCCTGGACCATCGGCGAGGCACACTTCGACTCGGTCAGCAGCTCCAGCTGGCTGGGGGTCACCACACCGTTCCACTTCGGCATGCCGAAGTTCGTGCTCGCCGCCATCATCTCGATGGTGCTGGTGATGCTGGTGACGATGGTGGAGACCTGCGGTGACGTCTTCGCGACGGCCGAGATCGTCGGGAAGCGGGTCGACGGCGAGGACGTCGCCCGCGCCCTGCGCGCCGACGGACTGGCCACCTTCATCGGTGGCATCTTCAACTCCTTCCCCTACACCTGTTTCGCCGAGAACGTCGGCCTGGTGCGACTGACCAAGATCAAGAGCCGGTATGTCGTGGCCACCGCCGCCGTCTTCATGATCATCCTGGGGCTGCTGCCGAAGGCCGGCGCGATCGTTGCCGGCATACCCTCCAGCGTCCTGGGCGGCGCCGGTCTGGCGATGTTCGCCACCGTCGCCGTGGTCGGCATCCAGACGCTCGGCAAGGTCGACTTCAACGACCACCGCAACGGCATCATCGTGGCCACCTCGCTCGGCCTGGCCATGCTCGTGACCGCCCAGCCCGGTGTGGCGACCCTGTTGCCGAAGGACTACCAGGTGTTCCTGGGCTCGGGGATCACCATCGGATCGATCGCGGCCTTCGTGCTCTACATGGTGTTCTTCCACGTCGGCAACAGCCGCGGGGCCGGGGTCGCGACGACGCCGACCGGCGCCGTGATCGGGCTCGCGCAGGTCAACTCGATGTCCAAGGACGAGTTCGTGCAGACCTTCGGGACGCTCTTCCAGGGCAACTCGTGGGTCATCGAGGACGCCTACGAGCAGCGGCCGTTCAAGGACACCCGCGACCTGCGTGCGTCCTTCCAGGAGGCGTTGTTCTCCGCCTCGGACGAGAAGCAGCGCGCGCTCATCGCCAGCTACCCGGACCTGGGCAGCGTGGACGTCTCCGACGACGAGGTCGGCGAAGCGTCCATCCGTGACCGGGCCGCGATCATGCTCAGCCAGCTGCGCGACGACGAGCGCGAGGAGCTGTCCACCCTGACCGCCGCCTACCGGGAGAAGTTCGGCTTCCCGCTGATCACCTGCATCCGCGAGACCGACTCGGTCGAGCAGTTGGTCGAGGACGGCGAGACCCGGCTGGACAACTCCCGCCAGCACGAGCTGGTCACCGCGCTGCTGGAGAGCGCCAAGATCGCCGGCCACCGCTTCGACGACCTGGTCGCCGACGCCGACCCGATCGGCACCGCGCGCAGCAGGATGGCGAGCACGCCGTGA
- a CDS encoding HhH-GPD-type base excision DNA repair protein codes for MPNIRIAQDDTADHLLSTDPFALMVGMLLDQQYGMEHAFRGPAKIVDKLGTLDPATIAAQDPEKFADLCSTPPAIHRYARSMAGRVQQLAQVVVDDYDGDAAQIWSTSGTTQELLKRLKALPGFGDQKARIFAALLGKQLGVTPDGWREAIGPYAESGSFRSVADVVDDVSLQKVRDFKKRAKAAAKAAAR; via the coding sequence ACCGCGGACCACCTGCTCTCCACCGACCCGTTCGCCCTCATGGTGGGGATGCTGCTCGACCAGCAGTACGGCATGGAGCACGCCTTCCGCGGCCCGGCCAAGATCGTCGACAAGCTCGGCACCCTTGACCCGGCGACGATCGCGGCGCAGGACCCCGAGAAGTTCGCCGACCTGTGCTCCACCCCGCCGGCCATCCACCGCTATGCGCGCTCCATGGCAGGACGCGTCCAGCAGCTCGCCCAGGTCGTCGTGGACGACTACGACGGCGATGCCGCGCAGATCTGGTCCACCTCCGGAACCACCCAGGAGCTGCTGAAACGCCTGAAGGCGCTGCCCGGCTTCGGCGACCAGAAGGCGCGCATCTTCGCGGCCCTGCTCGGCAAACAGCTCGGAGTCACCCCCGACGGCTGGCGCGAGGCGATCGGTCCGTATGCCGAGTCCGGCTCGTTCCGCTCCGTCGCCGACGTCGTGGACGACGTGTCGTTGCAGAAGGTCCGCGACTTCAAGAAGCGGGCCAAGGCCGCGGCGAAGGCAGCCGCACGATGA
- a CDS encoding helix-turn-helix domain-containing protein: MTDTMPDTFTEALRPLLDRVGAIVVEGDPQPDDIPITWAGSTIHVRVQDDRDLSDGLARLIQSVETELGSSLAELPRAGKQHAVRLLEERGAFEMRRSAETVAEAMGMSRFTIYNYLNRIRVNG, encoded by the coding sequence ATGACTGACACCATGCCCGACACCTTCACCGAAGCACTGCGACCCCTGCTGGACCGGGTCGGCGCCATCGTCGTCGAGGGCGACCCGCAACCGGACGACATCCCGATCACCTGGGCGGGCAGCACGATCCACGTCCGGGTCCAGGACGACCGCGACCTGTCCGACGGTCTGGCGCGACTGATCCAGAGTGTCGAGACGGAGCTGGGCAGCAGCCTCGCGGAGCTACCCCGGGCCGGTAAACAGCACGCGGTCCGGCTGCTGGAGGAACGCGGCGCCTTCGAGATGCGCCGCTCCGCGGAGACCGTGGCGGAGGCCATGGGCATGTCCCGCTTCACCATCTACAACTACCTCAACCGGATCAGGGTCAACGGCTGA